The Desulfuromonadales bacterium sequence CCGGCCAGGTGGTCAAGATCGCTATAAATGACATTCCGTTTTCTCTTGTCGAGGCCAAGGGACTCACGAATAAGCCGCAGGGTCACTGCATTGACACTAGTCCCCTCTTTTTGGGCCCTTTCTTTCAGGGCTTCGGCCGTTTTCTCGTCGATTCCGCGCAGGGTCATGGTGGCCATGGTTGCCTCCTTATCAGATGCCGGTCAGCAGCAGTCCGTCGATATGCTGGAAGTGTTCGTCCAGGGTGGCGAGAGCAAGCCCGTGCCGCAGGGTGGCGGCAGCAATCCAGAGGTCATTGGAGGGGATTGGCCGCCCTTTTTCCTTCAAAGCACGGAATACTTCGGCATAGAAATCCGCGGTTTCCTCGTCGATGTTGAGAATCTCGACCCGGGGCGAATCCAGAAACTGATCGAGTTCCCGTCGATTCTCCGCTTCCCGGCTACCACAGCGAAAGCCGGCCAGCAGTTCACCGAGGACCACGGTGCTCATCCCGATGTATTCCACCTGACGCAAAAGCTCTACCGCTGATGGCTGTTTCCGCTTGAAGGCAACGTAAAAATTGGTATCGACCAGGATATGCTTCATCTCGCCCTCGCGCCAGTTCCATTCCTGATTACACAAATTGACAGCGATTTGCGGTGAGTATATGCCATCAACACTTCCTGGTCAATGAATGCGCCTCGGCGCCATCACCACGAAGGACGGCCAGTTCTGCCAGGTGGACCTGGACTCGGGACCGGGGACTCGCCTCCCCCTACTCCCCCAAAAACCTCTGCCTCCGGTGCCATTCGAGATGCTGCCGCGCCGGCCAGTGCGAGGGGTTGACGGGCAGAGTGATCGTGCGGTCCTTCATGCGCGCCAGCAGGAAGGCAGCATCGCCAGCCTCGGCGAAGTGTCGGTCGGCGACGAGGATGGTGTAGTCGTAGCGGAGAGGCCAAAGGCCGTTGTCGAACAGCCAGTGGGCGTTTTTGGAGAGGGCGAGGCCGTTATTCAGGTCGTTGTTGCGGCTGCGGGCGAACTGGTGGATGTGGGCGGCATCGATGATGGTGCCGGAGGTAAGAGTAACGAGGCGATAGCCGGTCAGGGCACAGGATGAATTTCGTTACTATCCCCGTCACCCCCCCATCCCCTGGCTTCACTTGACTTTGCGGTACGCCGCCGGCTCGACGTCGCGGCAACGGTGCTCCAGCTGGTGTTTGATCCGTTGGATCTGGTTTTCGGTCAGCACCCCTCTCCCCTGCGCCCGCGCCCACCCCTGCGGACTCTTGCCACTGTAGAGGATGACGTCGCTCTTCGCCTTCTGCTCGACATACCACCCCGGCAGCGCCAGGGCCGGCCGGACGTCGACGCTTTCGCCGATGGCGCTGGAAAGCCACTGCTTTAGCCAGACCGCCTGCCGACGGGCCTGCTCGATAAACTTGCGCTCTTCCCATTCGGGGAATTGCAACATCTTGCCGTCGAAGGTCACGGTGGCGTCGAACTTACCGCGCCCCTTGTCGGGCTTGAACCGCCCTTTGGTCTCGACGGCGAAGACGCCGCCAGGGCCGACGGCCACATGGTCGATGTTGAAGTTCTCGGCGGGGAAGTCGTGGTAGACGTAATAGCCGTCGCGCATCAGGTGGTTGAGTTCTTGACCGACTGCCATCTCCGCTTCCAAGCCCAGGCGCAGCTCGTTTCGACGGGTTAGATGCAAGCTGAGCTTGCGGGAGAGGTAGAGCATGATAACCAAGGCTAATAGAACGTAAATCACGATGGTCGAAGCAGTCGCCCTGATGTGCCCGAAATAGAGCTGGGTCATGGCCAGGCCAAAAATCATCAATGGGACCATGAGCAGGCCGAATAGATCGGCATTGATTTCCTCTTCCAAGTTATCGATTTGGGGCAGGAGAGATTGGCCGGGACTGCGCAGGAGCATGCCAGTAAGGGGCGAACGGCGGCCTTTTTTCTGCCGCTGATAAACAAACCTGGCCAGGTGGGCGCATGGCAAGGCCAGCAGGAACATCAAGCCGATGGGGATTAGTCCAAGAAGAAGGGATTTCATCTTATCTTCTAAAAAAAATACTATAGCCGCCACCCCCGCCTATGCTCGGCGAGATACTGTTGCGCGGGCCAGATGTCGCGGTCCGGTGGGCCGATGATGCCCCGGCCGGAAAGGGTGAGCAGGAAACCGGGGACATTCGGGTTGGCGGCGATCTGTCGCGAGGTGATGACGTTGTAGTCGTCGGAGACGCCCATCATCCCCTCGTCGAATGCCCAGTGGCAGAGCTTGCAGAGCGCCATGCCGTTGCGGATGTCGTCGTTCTTGCTACGGATCCAGGGGATGATGTGGGCGGCATCGACCACGGTGTGCCCTTCAGGGGTAATGATCCGCACTCCACACAGGGTGCAACGGTGGTCGTAGGTGGTGACCACGATGCGGCGGAAACCCTGATCGCGGGCGGCTGGCTTGTAGCTGTCCGCCTCCAGCGTCTCAGCGACCA is a genomic window containing:
- a CDS encoding type II toxin-antitoxin system VapC family toxin, whose protein sequence is MKHILVDTNFYVAFKRKQPSAVELLRQVEYIGMSTVVLGELLAGFRCGSREAENRRELDQFLDSPRVEILNIDEETADFYAEVFRALKEKGRPIPSNDLWIAAATLRHGLALATLDEHFQHIDGLLLTGI
- a CDS encoding HNH endonuclease; its protein translation is VAETLEADSYKPAARDQGFRRIVVTTYDHRCTLCGVRIITPEGHTVVDAAHIIPWIRSKNDDIRNGMALCKLCHWAFDEGMMGVSDDYNVITSRQIAANPNVPGFLLTLSGRGIIGPPDRDIWPAQQYLAEHRRGWRL
- a CDS encoding nuclease-related domain-containing protein, encoding MEEEINADLFGLLMVPLMIFGLAMTQLYFGHIRATASTIVIYVLLALVIMLYLSRKLSLHLTRRNELRLGLEAEMAVGQELNHLMRDGYYVYHDFPAENFNIDHVAVGPGGVFAVETKGRFKPDKGRGKFDATVTFDGKMLQFPEWEERKFIEQARRQAVWLKQWLSSAIGESVDVRPALALPGWYVEQKAKSDVILYSGKSPQGWARAQGRGVLTENQIQRIKHQLEHRCRDVEPAAYRKVK